The following coding sequences are from one Arthrobacter sp. PvP023 window:
- a CDS encoding dihydrodipicolinate synthase family protein: MTSLILPTDDGGTREYRLKSAPAWAKPSAPITSRHAYAAAHVIPEVTADNTPGAPARLDWDATMAYRHELWSYGLGVADAMDTAQRGMGLDWAATQQLIKRTGVEAASVVAGGAAATAGKSVRDLVSCGAGTDQLDPAALPTGAAGIQAVLDAYREQVAVVSEAGPKVILMASRALAKVASGPDDYLHVYSTLLREADQPVILHWLGTMFDPALAGYWGSDDVSTATDTFLSLIREHADKVDGVKVSLLDASHEVALRAALPDGVRLYTGDDFNYPELIDGDGTHHSDALLGIFAAIYPAASAALQSYDAGDAVKARAILDSTRELGKHIFSAPTFYYKTGIAFMSWLNGKQPGFQMVGGLHSGRSVVHLAKTFELADQAGLLQDPALAAFRMSDYLRINGVGV; this comes from the coding sequence ATGACATCCCTGATCCTTCCCACCGACGACGGCGGAACCCGCGAATACCGTCTTAAGTCCGCGCCCGCCTGGGCAAAGCCCTCGGCCCCCATCACCTCGCGGCACGCCTACGCCGCAGCCCACGTCATCCCGGAAGTCACCGCGGACAACACCCCCGGCGCGCCGGCCCGGCTCGACTGGGACGCCACCATGGCCTACCGGCACGAACTCTGGTCCTACGGCCTCGGGGTGGCCGATGCCATGGACACCGCCCAGCGCGGCATGGGCCTGGACTGGGCTGCCACCCAGCAGCTGATCAAGCGCACCGGCGTCGAGGCGGCGTCGGTGGTCGCCGGGGGCGCTGCCGCCACGGCCGGCAAGTCGGTGCGCGACCTCGTCTCGTGCGGGGCCGGCACCGACCAGCTGGATCCGGCCGCCCTGCCGACGGGCGCCGCCGGCATCCAGGCCGTCCTGGACGCATACCGTGAACAGGTCGCCGTCGTCTCCGAGGCCGGGCCAAAGGTCATCCTGATGGCCTCACGCGCCCTGGCCAAAGTGGCCAGCGGGCCTGATGACTACCTGCACGTGTACTCCACGCTGCTGCGGGAAGCGGACCAGCCGGTCATCCTGCACTGGCTTGGCACCATGTTCGATCCCGCGCTCGCCGGCTACTGGGGTTCCGACGACGTCTCCACGGCCACTGATACGTTCCTCTCCCTGATCCGCGAGCACGCTGACAAGGTGGACGGCGTCAAGGTTTCGCTTCTTGATGCCAGCCACGAGGTGGCGCTGCGCGCCGCACTCCCCGACGGCGTCCGTCTCTACACCGGCGACGACTTCAATTACCCGGAACTGATCGACGGCGACGGCACCCACCATTCGGATGCCCTGCTCGGCATCTTCGCCGCCATCTACCCGGCAGCATCGGCAGCGCTGCAAAGCTACGACGCCGGCGATGCAGTCAAGGCGCGTGCCATCCTGGACTCCACCCGGGAACTGGGCAAGCACATCTTCAGCGCCCCCACGTTCTACTACAAGACCGGCATCGCGTTCATGTCCTGGCTCAACGGCAAGCAGCCCGGTTTCCAGATGGTGGGCGGGCTGCACTCCGGCCGATCCGTGGTGCACCTCGCCAAGACCTTCGAACTTGCCGACCAGGCCGGACTGTTGCAGGACCCCGCCCTGGCTGCGTTCCGGATGTCCGACTACCTGCGCATCAACGGGGTGGGAGTATGA
- a CDS encoding sugar phosphate isomerase/epimerase: protein MTFNSGQSPFSRLSLNSATTKKWTLAEAVDGCARAGIPAIGPWRDRVHEAGLDKAAKLIRDAGLRVSSLCRGGFLTAADAEGQAAALADNRAAILEAVALDTRELFLVVGGLAPGEKDVVAARQRVADRLADLVPFAAKNGVRLVLEPLHPMYAADRALISTLGQALDLAAPYDAKAVGVAVDTFHVWWDPELKAQIERAGRENRIASYQVCDFNLPIAADALLSRGMMGDGVIDFATIGTWVRDAGYTGDIEVEIFNQEIWDADGDSVLATMKERYAGLVLPYA from the coding sequence ATGACGTTCAATTCAGGGCAGTCCCCTTTTTCGCGACTTTCCCTCAACAGCGCCACCACCAAGAAGTGGACCCTGGCCGAGGCCGTTGATGGCTGCGCCCGTGCGGGGATCCCGGCGATCGGCCCGTGGCGTGACCGCGTTCACGAGGCCGGCCTGGACAAGGCCGCCAAGCTCATCCGGGATGCCGGACTGCGGGTGTCCTCGCTCTGCCGTGGCGGCTTCCTGACGGCAGCCGACGCGGAGGGGCAGGCTGCGGCGCTCGCCGACAACCGCGCAGCCATCCTGGAAGCCGTGGCGCTGGACACCCGGGAGCTGTTCCTGGTGGTCGGCGGCCTCGCACCGGGGGAGAAGGACGTAGTGGCTGCCCGCCAGCGCGTCGCCGACCGCCTCGCGGACCTGGTTCCGTTCGCTGCCAAGAACGGCGTCCGGCTGGTGCTGGAGCCGCTGCACCCGATGTACGCCGCCGACCGCGCCCTGATCTCCACCCTGGGCCAGGCCCTTGACCTGGCGGCACCGTACGACGCGAAGGCCGTCGGCGTCGCCGTCGACACCTTCCATGTGTGGTGGGACCCCGAGTTGAAGGCCCAGATCGAACGTGCCGGGCGGGAGAACCGCATCGCCTCCTATCAGGTCTGCGATTTCAACCTGCCCATCGCAGCAGACGCGCTGTTGTCCCGGGGCATGATGGGCGACGGCGTGATCGACTTCGCAACCATTGGCACCTGGGTGCGCGATGCCGGTTACACCGGCGACATCGAAGTGGAAATTTTCAACCAGGAAATCTGGGACGCCGACGGCGACAGCGTTCTGGCGACCATGAAGGAGCGCTACGCGGGACTCGTCCTGCCGTACGCCTGA
- a CDS encoding OsmC family protein: protein MSFDEHRYAVTVRWTGNRGDGTSTYRGYSRDHDIEIPGLPVLKGSADPTFHGDRTRYNPEQLLLTALSQCHMLSFLHVAVKHGVVVTAYEDSAEGLMRTNRDGSGQFESATLRPEVTVAAAVDPALLEQLHEEANKICFIARSVNFPVLHEPSVRVREA, encoded by the coding sequence ATGAGCTTCGATGAGCACCGCTACGCCGTGACGGTCCGGTGGACCGGGAACCGGGGAGACGGAACGTCGACGTACCGGGGGTACTCCCGGGACCACGACATCGAAATCCCCGGGCTTCCGGTCCTCAAGGGTTCCGCGGATCCCACCTTCCATGGCGACAGGACACGCTACAACCCCGAACAGTTGCTGCTGACTGCCCTGTCGCAATGCCACATGCTGTCCTTCCTGCATGTCGCGGTGAAGCACGGCGTGGTGGTGACGGCCTACGAGGACAGCGCCGAAGGCCTGATGCGGACCAACCGCGACGGCAGCGGCCAGTTCGAGTCCGCCACCCTCCGGCCCGAGGTGACCGTTGCCGCCGCCGTGGACCCCGCACTGTTGGAGCAGCTGCATGAGGAGGCAAACAAGATCTGCTTCATTGCCCGGAGCGTGAACTTTCCCGTCCTGCACGAACCCTCCGTGCGGGTGCGGGAAGCCTAG
- a CDS encoding lipopolysaccharide assembly protein LapA domain-containing protein: MTRAGMVWAAVATALAVMVLLIIFILQNQDYVQVRYFGLEGAVPLGIALFIAAVGGGVLVALAGAARIIQLRAAAHRRRVLAQRVR, from the coding sequence GTGACACGCGCCGGGATGGTCTGGGCCGCCGTCGCCACTGCATTGGCGGTAATGGTGCTCCTGATCATCTTCATCCTGCAGAACCAGGACTACGTGCAGGTCAGGTATTTCGGGCTGGAGGGCGCCGTTCCGCTGGGGATTGCACTCTTCATTGCCGCTGTGGGCGGCGGGGTGCTGGTGGCTCTTGCCGGCGCAGCCCGGATCATCCAGTTGCGTGCCGCGGCCCACCGCCGCCGGGTGCTTGCGCAGCGGGTGCGCTAA
- a CDS encoding mechanosensitive ion channel family protein, whose amino-acid sequence MYSMLSITPPATPDMSGINAAGIVISIGVGVTIWLVASFVIAGITKSVAAGTTFFKKPHFRWVAPALRALDHERRVQRAKTIGSLLNSVAGVLIAVITIMYVLKNLDVDIAPLLTSVGILGVAIGFGAQQLIRDFLAGIFITIEDQYGIGDVIETSEVVGTVESMGLRITRVRSDDGAIWYLRNGEILRVGNRSQGNYVPPADDTADVPDPDTAPQQKAGE is encoded by the coding sequence ATGTACAGCATGTTGTCGATCACCCCGCCCGCCACCCCGGACATGTCCGGAATCAACGCCGCCGGGATCGTGATCAGCATCGGAGTGGGCGTCACAATCTGGCTCGTAGCCTCGTTTGTGATTGCCGGAATCACCAAGAGTGTGGCCGCCGGAACCACGTTCTTCAAGAAGCCGCACTTCCGCTGGGTCGCCCCTGCGCTGCGGGCCCTGGACCACGAACGCCGCGTTCAGCGGGCCAAAACCATCGGATCGCTGCTGAACAGCGTGGCGGGTGTCCTGATCGCCGTGATCACCATCATGTACGTCCTCAAGAACCTGGATGTGGACATCGCGCCGCTACTGACGAGCGTGGGCATCCTGGGTGTCGCCATCGGCTTCGGCGCCCAGCAGCTCATCCGCGACTTCCTGGCCGGCATCTTCATCACAATCGAGGACCAGTACGGCATCGGCGATGTCATCGAGACCAGCGAAGTGGTGGGCACTGTGGAGTCCATGGGCCTGCGGATCACCCGCGTCCGTTCCGACGACGGCGCCATCTGGTACCTGCGCAACGGTGAGATCCTGCGCGTGGGCAACCGCTCGCAGGGCAACTACGTCCCGCCGGCGGACGACACCGCGGACGTGCCCGACCCCGATACCGCACCCCAGCAGAAAGCCGGAGAGTAG
- the ssb gene encoding single-stranded DNA-binding protein, which translates to MTDNITVRGFVATEIKSSTTPGGVATASFRLGSTDRRYDRASSTWVDGNTNWFTVQGYRQLAGNMGCSIKKGQRVIIVGRLKMRSWEKDGRIYHAAEIDAESVGHDLMWGSANFTRTAGNSAHSGPAQGQQDHASGPQEDSGPGGEDPDDAGGLREDGGDPDPAAEGIFIDDENGDVLQLDSETGELTGTAA; encoded by the coding sequence ATGACCGACAACATCACCGTCCGGGGCTTCGTCGCCACGGAAATCAAGAGTTCGACCACGCCCGGGGGAGTCGCCACCGCGTCGTTTCGGCTCGGCTCCACGGACAGGCGGTATGACCGCGCATCGAGCACGTGGGTCGATGGCAATACAAACTGGTTCACTGTCCAGGGCTACCGGCAGCTTGCCGGAAACATGGGCTGCAGCATCAAGAAAGGCCAGCGCGTCATCATCGTGGGCCGGCTCAAGATGCGAAGTTGGGAAAAGGACGGCAGGATCTATCACGCGGCCGAGATCGATGCCGAGTCGGTTGGCCATGACCTCATGTGGGGCTCTGCCAATTTCACCCGCACAGCCGGCAACTCCGCCCACTCCGGCCCGGCCCAGGGGCAGCAGGACCACGCGTCCGGACCGCAGGAAGACAGCGGGCCCGGCGGGGAGGACCCCGATGACGCCGGAGGCCTCAGGGAGGACGGGGGCGACCCGGATCCCGCAGCTGAAGGTATCTTCATCGACGACGAGAACGGTGACGTCCTGCAGCTCGATTCGGAGACCGGTGAACTTACCGGAACGGCTGCCTGA
- a CDS encoding acyl-CoA thioesterase II, whose product MTEADAGLPGPPTQDPTSSLIELLDLGELEGARTDEDIFMGPSQRQPRQRVFGGQVLAQSLIAANRTLDPARNVHSMHGYFLRPGDANKPITFGVQRLRDGRSFSARRVHAYQDGMPILSMIASFQEEDEGIDHQSPMPEGIPDPESLPSTADLLGKFDHPVARHWAYERPFDIRHVDPPLYVSANGEREARNAVWMKTFGPMPDDANTHRAALAYASDYTLLESILRKHGLSWITPGMSVASLDHAMWWHRPVRVDEWLLYVQESPSAQGARGLATGRIFSRDGQHVATVAQEGMVRVPTDLKNKVVGAFQTKVLQHQMRKAGKD is encoded by the coding sequence ATGACTGAAGCCGATGCCGGACTGCCGGGGCCACCGACACAGGACCCCACCTCCTCGCTCATTGAACTCCTTGACCTCGGCGAACTTGAGGGTGCCCGGACCGATGAGGACATCTTCATGGGACCTTCCCAGCGGCAGCCGCGGCAGCGGGTCTTCGGCGGCCAGGTCCTGGCACAATCGCTGATCGCCGCCAACCGCACCCTTGATCCCGCCCGCAACGTGCATTCCATGCACGGCTATTTCCTGCGCCCGGGGGACGCCAACAAGCCCATTACCTTCGGCGTCCAGCGGCTGCGGGACGGCCGGTCATTCTCTGCCCGACGGGTCCACGCCTACCAGGACGGAATGCCGATCCTGTCCATGATCGCGTCTTTCCAGGAGGAAGACGAGGGAATCGACCACCAGTCCCCCATGCCCGAGGGCATCCCCGACCCCGAATCGCTGCCCAGCACGGCAGACCTGCTGGGAAAGTTCGACCACCCGGTGGCACGGCACTGGGCCTACGAGCGTCCTTTCGACATCCGGCATGTGGACCCGCCGCTGTACGTTTCCGCAAACGGTGAACGGGAAGCCCGCAATGCCGTCTGGATGAAGACCTTCGGGCCCATGCCGGACGACGCCAATACACACCGCGCAGCCCTTGCCTACGCCAGTGACTACACGCTGCTGGAATCCATCCTGCGCAAACACGGACTCAGCTGGATCACGCCGGGCATGAGCGTCGCAAGCCTCGACCACGCCATGTGGTGGCACCGCCCGGTGCGCGTCGATGAGTGGCTGCTGTACGTGCAGGAATCACCGAGCGCACAGGGCGCACGCGGGCTGGCTACGGGCAGGATATTCAGCCGGGACGGACAGCACGTCGCAACGGTGGCCCAGGAGGGCATGGTCCGGGTGCCGACCGACCTCAAGAACAAAGTGGTGGGCGCCTTCCAGACAAAGGTACTCCAGCACCAGATGCGCAAGGCCGGGAAGGACTAA
- a CDS encoding SRPBCC domain-containing protein, which translates to MNDQIKLAEASVLVEAPRSRVWQALTDPEIVKQYFLGTTVTTTWREGEPVTFAGEWKGKHYEDKGVVLENRPEDLLRISHYSPLTGLPDMPENYHTVEYRLDEKPDGTQVTITQGNNKSDSEAEESAKLWEMVLGNLKGLLER; encoded by the coding sequence ATGAATGATCAGATCAAGCTCGCGGAAGCATCCGTGCTGGTGGAAGCCCCACGGAGCCGGGTATGGCAGGCGCTGACCGATCCGGAAATCGTCAAGCAGTATTTCCTCGGCACTACTGTGACCACTACCTGGCGCGAAGGCGAGCCGGTGACTTTCGCCGGGGAGTGGAAAGGCAAACACTACGAGGACAAGGGCGTCGTGCTGGAGAACCGGCCTGAGGACCTCTTGCGCATCAGCCACTACAGCCCGCTGACCGGGCTGCCGGACATGCCGGAAAATTACCATACGGTGGAGTACCGGCTGGATGAGAAGCCGGACGGCACTCAGGTCACCATCACGCAGGGGAACAACAAGAGTGACTCCGAGGCGGAGGAGTCTGCGAAGCTCTGGGAAATGGTCCTGGGAAACCTCAAGGGGCTGCTTGAACGCTGA
- a CDS encoding NAD-dependent epimerase/dehydratase family protein yields MRILILGGTAFLSAEIARQAAAAGHAVTCLARGSAATPPEGTAWLRADRTMGPPAYAEAAGDWDAVIDVARDPEQARDALEALAPTAAHWTVVSSCSVYADHSVPGADEGAALLPPLTLGTGFAPENYGEAKSAIEHHAIAITGGRAHLCRAGLIGGPGDSSDRYGYWPARFARDAGPVIVPDTGTSATQVIDVRDLAAWILKAAGLKITGALNAVGGVVGFDDYLDEAKRAANYSGRMLAVPEDWLVARGISYWAGPDSLPLWLPAGHDGFATRSNDAALEAGLSLRPWQETLQDTLDDERRRGLDRERKAGLSADTEKRLVEARG; encoded by the coding sequence ATGCGCATCCTGATTCTTGGCGGCACCGCATTCCTGTCGGCCGAAATTGCCCGGCAGGCAGCTGCCGCGGGCCATGCTGTGACGTGCCTCGCCCGCGGCTCGGCGGCCACCCCGCCGGAAGGAACGGCCTGGCTGCGGGCCGATCGGACCATGGGGCCGCCGGCCTACGCCGAGGCGGCAGGAGACTGGGACGCCGTCATTGACGTGGCCCGTGACCCGGAGCAGGCCAGGGACGCGCTCGAGGCCCTGGCGCCCACGGCCGCGCACTGGACCGTGGTGTCCAGTTGCTCTGTCTACGCCGACCATTCAGTGCCCGGCGCGGATGAGGGTGCAGCTTTGCTGCCCCCGCTCACGCTGGGCACCGGCTTCGCGCCGGAGAACTACGGCGAGGCGAAGTCGGCCATCGAGCACCATGCCATCGCCATCACCGGCGGGAGGGCCCACCTCTGCCGGGCCGGGCTGATCGGCGGTCCTGGCGACAGTTCGGACCGATACGGCTACTGGCCGGCCCGGTTTGCCCGTGACGCAGGACCGGTCATCGTTCCGGACACAGGCACCAGTGCGACGCAGGTCATCGACGTCCGCGACCTCGCCGCGTGGATCCTGAAGGCAGCCGGACTGAAGATTACCGGAGCCCTGAACGCGGTGGGAGGCGTCGTGGGGTTCGATGACTACCTTGACGAAGCAAAGCGTGCAGCCAACTATTCGGGCCGCATGCTGGCGGTCCCGGAGGACTGGCTGGTTGCCCGGGGGATCAGCTACTGGGCAGGCCCCGATTCACTGCCGCTCTGGCTCCCTGCGGGACACGACGGGTTTGCCACACGCTCCAACGACGCCGCGCTGGAAGCCGGCCTCAGCCTGCGGCCGTGGCAGGAGACGCTGCAGGATACGCTCGACGACGAACGCCGCCGCGGCCTGGACCGGGAACGGAAAGCCGGGCTCAGTGCCGACACCGAAAAGCGGCTCGTGGAAGCCCGCGGCTAG
- a CDS encoding globin, whose product MSTPTPEPRQPKMLMQNDPFSRPGYTDNFYDAVGGHETFVKLIDVFYDGVATDPLLRPMYPEEDLGPAKRRFLMFLEQYWGGPTTYGEERGHPRLRMRHMPFRVTPEAKDRWLYHMRTAVDALELPPLYEGTLWDYMERAALSMINSPSDA is encoded by the coding sequence ATGAGCACGCCAACCCCTGAACCGCGCCAACCGAAGATGCTGATGCAGAACGATCCGTTCTCCCGTCCCGGGTATACGGACAATTTCTACGACGCCGTGGGCGGCCACGAGACCTTCGTGAAACTCATAGACGTCTTCTACGACGGCGTGGCCACCGACCCGCTGCTCCGGCCGATGTATCCGGAAGAGGACCTGGGACCGGCGAAACGGCGTTTCCTGATGTTCCTCGAGCAGTACTGGGGAGGCCCCACCACCTACGGCGAAGAACGCGGACACCCCCGGCTGCGCATGCGCCACATGCCGTTCCGCGTTACCCCCGAAGCCAAGGACCGGTGGCTATACCACATGCGCACGGCAGTTGACGCGCTGGAACTGCCGCCGCTCTACGAGGGCACGCTGTGGGATTATATGGAGCGCGCTGCACTGTCCATGATCAACAGCCCCTCGGACGCCTGA
- the ettA gene encoding energy-dependent translational throttle protein EttA, which yields MAEFIYTMTKARKAVGEKLILDDVSMSFFPGAKIGVVGPNGAGKSTILKIMAGLDTPSNGEARLSPGYTVGILLQEPPLNEEKTVLGNVQEGVGEIYGKIQRFNEISEEMANPDADYDTLLEEMGQLQEAIDAADAWDLDSQLEQAMDALRCPPADADVTLLSGGERRRVALCKLLLQKPDLLLLDEPTNHLDAESVLWLEQHLSNYAGAVLAVTHDRYFLDHVAEWIAEVDRGHLYPYEGNYSTYLEKKRARLEIQGKKDAKQAKRLTEELEWVRSNAKGRQTKSKARLARYEEMAAEADRTRKLDFEEIQIPPGPRLGGLVLEAKNLQKGFEDRTLIDGLSFTLPRNGIVGVIGPNGVGKTTLFKTIVGLEPLDGGDLKIGDSVKISYADQSRGGIDPNKSLWEVVSDGLDYIQVGHVEMPSRAYVAAFGFKGPDQQKKAGVLSGGERNRLNLALTLKQGGNLLLLDEPTNDLDVETLSSLENALLEFPGCAVVVSHDRWFLDRVATHILAYEGDEENPSKWYWFEGNFESYEENKVERLGPDAAKPHRVTHRRLTRD from the coding sequence ATGGCGGAATTTATCTACACAATGACCAAGGCCCGCAAGGCCGTTGGCGAAAAACTTATTCTCGACGACGTAAGCATGTCCTTCTTCCCGGGGGCCAAGATTGGTGTTGTTGGCCCCAACGGTGCCGGTAAGTCCACCATCCTTAAGATCATGGCTGGCCTGGACACCCCCTCCAACGGCGAGGCACGGCTTAGCCCCGGCTACACGGTGGGCATCCTGCTCCAGGAGCCGCCGCTGAACGAGGAGAAGACCGTCCTGGGCAATGTCCAGGAAGGCGTAGGCGAGATCTACGGGAAGATCCAGCGCTTCAACGAGATCTCCGAGGAAATGGCCAACCCTGACGCGGACTACGACACGCTTCTGGAAGAAATGGGCCAGCTCCAGGAAGCCATCGACGCCGCCGACGCCTGGGACCTCGACTCCCAGCTCGAGCAGGCCATGGATGCCCTCCGCTGCCCGCCGGCGGATGCCGACGTCACCCTCCTCTCCGGTGGTGAGCGCCGCCGCGTTGCGCTGTGCAAGCTCCTGCTGCAGAAGCCGGACCTCCTCCTGCTCGACGAGCCCACCAACCACCTCGACGCCGAAAGCGTCCTCTGGCTGGAACAGCACCTCTCGAACTACGCCGGCGCCGTCCTCGCCGTCACCCACGACCGGTACTTCCTCGACCACGTGGCCGAGTGGATTGCGGAAGTGGACCGCGGCCACCTCTACCCTTACGAAGGCAATTACTCCACGTACCTGGAGAAGAAGCGCGCCCGACTGGAAATCCAGGGCAAGAAGGACGCCAAGCAGGCGAAGCGCCTCACCGAGGAACTCGAGTGGGTCCGCTCCAACGCCAAGGGCCGCCAGACCAAGTCCAAGGCGCGCCTTGCACGCTACGAGGAAATGGCCGCCGAGGCGGACCGTACCCGGAAGCTCGACTTCGAAGAGATCCAGATCCCGCCGGGACCCCGCCTGGGCGGCCTGGTGCTCGAAGCCAAGAACCTGCAGAAGGGCTTCGAGGACCGGACCCTCATCGACGGACTCTCCTTTACGCTTCCCCGTAACGGCATCGTTGGCGTCATCGGCCCCAACGGCGTCGGCAAGACCACCCTGTTCAAGACGATCGTCGGTCTGGAACCGCTTGACGGCGGCGACCTGAAGATCGGCGACTCGGTCAAGATCTCCTACGCCGACCAGAGCCGCGGCGGCATCGACCCCAACAAGTCCCTCTGGGAGGTTGTTTCGGACGGCCTCGACTACATCCAGGTGGGCCACGTTGAAATGCCGTCCCGTGCCTACGTCGCGGCGTTCGGATTCAAGGGCCCGGACCAGCAGAAGAAGGCAGGTGTCCTCTCCGGTGGTGAGCGCAACCGCCTGAACCTGGCCCTGACCCTCAAGCAGGGCGGCAACTTGCTGCTCCTTGACGAACCGACCAACGACCTCGACGTCGAAACGCTCAGCAGCCTCGAAAACGCCCTGCTGGAATTTCCCGGCTGCGCCGTCGTGGTGTCGCACGACCGCTGGTTCCTGGACCGCGTGGCGACCCACATCCTGGCTTACGAAGGTGACGAGGAGAACCCGTCGAAGTGGTACTGGTTCGAGGGCAACTTCGAATCGTACGAGGAAAACAAGGTGGAGCGTCTCGGCCCCGATGCGGCCAAGCCGCACCGCGTGACGCACCGCCGCCTGACCCGCGACTAG
- a CDS encoding Pr6Pr family membrane protein yields MSVMSVLVPPVERHLGFNDALHPDRMWIRALRFAVGAFVLIALVRKTYDATLPGNDVDVAQLYSEFTVQSNLVLGLVLVASAAMPRTRLPEWWDRLFGALALYLVMTGLIYVVLVAPPGEPWWSLDMYWPQLAHHRVAPLFAALDWLLVTRTVRGTQIRPLVWLGYPAAFLVFSWVRGAVDGWYVYDFLDPTLDGGWPAALATTAQVLVAFLIVAVLLHVAGNARAALAVRHERR; encoded by the coding sequence ATGAGCGTCATGTCGGTGCTGGTTCCCCCGGTCGAGAGGCACCTTGGCTTTAACGACGCGCTGCATCCGGACCGAATGTGGATCCGCGCGCTGCGTTTCGCGGTCGGCGCCTTTGTGCTTATCGCCCTTGTCCGGAAGACGTATGATGCGACGCTCCCGGGCAATGACGTGGACGTCGCCCAGCTCTATTCGGAATTCACGGTCCAGTCGAACCTTGTCCTGGGACTCGTGCTCGTCGCATCAGCCGCCATGCCGCGCACCCGCCTCCCGGAATGGTGGGACCGCCTCTTCGGTGCGTTGGCGCTGTACCTGGTGATGACGGGCCTCATCTATGTGGTCCTCGTGGCCCCGCCTGGCGAGCCGTGGTGGAGCCTGGACATGTACTGGCCACAGCTGGCCCACCACCGCGTGGCGCCGCTGTTCGCCGCGCTCGACTGGCTCCTCGTGACGAGGACGGTGCGGGGCACACAGATCCGTCCGCTCGTTTGGCTCGGATACCCTGCCGCCTTCCTCGTTTTCTCGTGGGTGCGCGGAGCCGTCGACGGCTGGTATGTCTACGATTTCCTTGATCCGACGCTCGACGGCGGCTGGCCGGCCGCGCTGGCGACGACGGCGCAGGTGCTCGTCGCCTTCCTCATCGTGGCGGTCCTCCTGCACGTCGCCGGCAATGCCCGCGCAGCACTCGCGGTACGGCACGAGCGGCGCTGA